A genomic segment from Holophagales bacterium encodes:
- the hemG gene encoding protoporphyrinogen oxidase has product MRRIVILGGGTSGLSLAFLRNQNPAPGDDILVLEEGPQPGGSLRTLREEGFVLEAGPHTLRTTPAAERLVTSLDLDDEVLVADPRTPRWIVRGGRARAVSPGPAGLLSTAIPFGAKLRALKEPFVAPRSAELDDESVHDFFSRRFGTGFARFVGEPVASGVWADDPKTLSARSAFPRLWEAESRSGSVVRDFLKGPGSPRPRSTSRTINFRSGLATLAERLAARSQRAGVRVELNAEILGIEGPCDGEDGGGVWRVQIADGTVYPADTLVSTLDARSFASLLETRLPRSASRLSSVTYSRLAVVLQAFRPELAKAAPRGFGVLVPRGEGFRSLGVLYLSSLFPQRVPEGFALTTSFFGGALDPSAPDLTEGDLLKVAEAEVRMLHPAIGPRVHERVLKWPAALPRLPVGHHATLDLLAQDLAAINAGSERPRLVVTGSWRDGVGLGERITRAEELAPTL; this is encoded by the coding sequence TTGAGGAGGATCGTCATCCTGGGCGGCGGGACGAGCGGCCTCTCGCTCGCCTTCCTGAGGAACCAGAATCCGGCGCCCGGAGACGACATCCTCGTCCTCGAGGAAGGGCCGCAGCCCGGCGGGAGCCTCCGGACGCTGCGCGAGGAAGGGTTCGTCCTGGAGGCGGGTCCGCACACGCTCCGGACGACACCCGCCGCCGAACGCCTCGTCACCAGCCTCGACCTGGACGACGAGGTCCTCGTCGCCGACCCGCGGACCCCTCGCTGGATCGTGAGGGGCGGCAGGGCCCGGGCGGTCTCCCCCGGCCCCGCGGGACTCCTCTCGACGGCAATCCCGTTCGGAGCGAAGTTGCGCGCCCTGAAGGAGCCGTTCGTCGCCCCGCGTTCCGCCGAGCTCGACGACGAGTCGGTCCACGACTTCTTCTCCCGCCGGTTCGGTACCGGCTTTGCGCGTTTCGTCGGCGAGCCGGTCGCATCCGGAGTCTGGGCCGACGACCCGAAGACCCTCTCGGCGAGGAGCGCCTTCCCGCGTCTGTGGGAGGCGGAGTCGCGGTCGGGAAGCGTCGTGCGCGACTTCCTGAAGGGACCGGGGTCGCCCCGCCCGAGGTCGACCTCGAGGACCATCAATTTCCGTTCCGGCCTCGCGACTCTTGCCGAGCGGCTGGCTGCGAGGAGCCAGCGCGCCGGGGTGAGGGTCGAGCTGAACGCCGAGATCCTCGGGATCGAGGGGCCATGCGACGGCGAGGACGGTGGCGGCGTCTGGAGGGTCCAGATCGCCGACGGTACGGTCTATCCAGCCGACACGCTCGTCTCGACGCTCGACGCCAGGAGCTTCGCGTCGCTCCTCGAGACGCGCCTGCCACGGTCGGCGTCCCGCCTCTCGTCCGTGACCTACTCGCGCCTCGCCGTCGTCCTCCAGGCTTTCCGCCCCGAGCTCGCGAAGGCGGCCCCGCGCGGGTTCGGCGTCCTGGTCCCGCGCGGAGAGGGGTTCAGGTCGCTCGGGGTCCTCTACCTTTCCTCGCTTTTCCCGCAGCGCGTGCCGGAGGGCTTCGCGCTGACGACCTCGTTCTTCGGGGGCGCGCTCGACCCCTCCGCTCCCGACCTGACGGAAGGCGACCTCCTGAAGGTGGCCGAGGCCGAGGTGCGCATGCTCCACCCCGCGATCGGTCCGCGCGTCCACGAGCGCGTCCTGAAGTGGCCCGCCGCCCTTCCGCGCCTCCCCGTCGGCCACCACGCGACCCTCGACCTCCTCGCACAGGACCTCGCCGCGATCAACGCCGGGAGCGAACGCCCGCGCCTCGTCGTCACGGGCTCCTGGCGTGACGGGGTCGGGCTCGGCGAGCGGATCACCCGCGCCGAGGAGCTCGCTCCCACGCTCTGA
- the hemN gene encoding oxygen-independent coproporphyrinogen III oxidase, with amino-acid sequence MPMTTELLEKYNVQGPRYTSYPTAPEWTDAIGPADFEAACERANAANRPISLYVHLPFCDEQCWFCGCFMKVVPKPERQGEERGEVEGYLADLHREIDLLAARVDRSRPVVQLHWGGGTPTYLTPKQADALAAHLVDAFRPAPGAEISVEVDPRVTTAEHLAVLRRHGWNRVSMGVQDFDPEVQELVNRVQPFEMTKALVDAARGLGYESLNLDLIYGLPGQTLEGFAKSVDQVLTLRPDRLAVYSYAHVPWLKKPQRVLAAHLPEGTEKFAIFVSGIERFSAAGYVYIGMDHFALPHDEIARAQDDRTLWRNFQGYTTHAGVDLYALGVSAIAQIDDVYVQNTKDYAAYHAACVEGRPSTIKGWRLTEEDHLRRTVITNLLCHCVIKKREVEELFGLASFDETFAREVAALPSFVEDGLVEPRTDEIRVTALGRIFIRNVAMLFDPYLLKRPADQPKIFSRTL; translated from the coding sequence CTGCCGATGACGACGGAGCTCCTGGAGAAGTACAACGTCCAGGGGCCCCGCTACACCTCGTACCCCACCGCGCCGGAGTGGACCGACGCGATCGGCCCCGCCGATTTCGAGGCCGCCTGCGAGAGGGCGAACGCCGCGAATCGTCCGATCTCCCTCTACGTCCACCTCCCCTTCTGCGACGAGCAGTGCTGGTTCTGCGGCTGCTTCATGAAGGTCGTCCCGAAGCCCGAACGGCAGGGCGAGGAGCGCGGGGAGGTCGAGGGGTACCTCGCCGACCTCCACCGCGAGATCGACCTCCTCGCCGCCCGCGTCGACCGCTCCCGCCCCGTCGTCCAGCTCCACTGGGGAGGCGGGACGCCGACCTACCTGACGCCGAAGCAGGCCGACGCCCTCGCGGCCCACCTCGTCGACGCCTTCCGGCCGGCGCCGGGAGCCGAGATCTCCGTCGAGGTCGACCCCCGGGTCACGACGGCCGAGCACCTCGCCGTCCTCCGCCGCCACGGCTGGAACCGGGTCTCGATGGGAGTGCAGGACTTCGACCCCGAGGTCCAGGAGCTCGTGAACCGGGTCCAGCCCTTCGAGATGACGAAGGCGCTCGTCGACGCCGCCCGGGGCCTCGGCTACGAGTCGCTGAACCTCGACCTGATCTACGGCCTTCCCGGCCAGACGCTCGAGGGCTTCGCAAAGAGCGTCGACCAGGTCCTCACGCTCCGCCCCGACCGGCTCGCGGTCTACTCCTACGCCCACGTCCCCTGGCTGAAGAAGCCGCAGCGCGTCCTCGCCGCGCACCTCCCGGAGGGGACGGAGAAGTTCGCGATCTTCGTCTCGGGGATCGAGCGCTTCTCGGCGGCGGGGTACGTCTACATCGGGATGGACCACTTCGCCCTGCCTCACGACGAGATCGCCCGGGCGCAGGACGACCGGACCCTCTGGCGCAATTTCCAGGGCTACACGACGCATGCGGGCGTCGACCTCTACGCCCTCGGCGTCTCGGCCATCGCGCAGATCGACGACGTCTACGTCCAGAACACGAAGGACTACGCCGCGTACCACGCCGCCTGCGTCGAGGGGCGCCCGTCGACGATCAAGGGCTGGCGCCTGACGGAGGAAGACCACCTCCGCAGGACCGTCATCACGAACCTCCTCTGCCACTGCGTCATCAAGAAGCGCGAGGTGGAGGAGCTGTTCGGCCTCGCCTCCTTCGACGAGACGTTCGCGCGCGAGGTCGCCGCCCTCCCCTCCTTCGTCGAGGACGGCCTCGTCGAGCCGCGGACCGACGAGATCCGCGTGACGGCCCTCGGGCGGATCTTCATCCGGAACGTGGCGATGCTCTTCGACCCGTACCTCCTGAAGCGGCCGGCCGACCAGCCGAAGATCTTCTCCCGGACGCTCTGA
- the hemH gene encoding ferrochelatase: protein MSAGKTGILLVQLGGPTKREELKGFLYRLFADPEVLGIPFAPLRKAIAWTIATTRAPESAKTYEKIGWSPIRCWTEKSAMLLEAELGPTWPGEPPIVRSAMTCSDPLVEDVLPQLRAAGVTRLFVLPLYPQYSVTTTKGSFARVDESLEKMGWSPARVNAPDAWYSEPRFLDAHAARIEAAAALLPDPDPGATVLLYSAHSLPVSTIEKRKDPYPKQIEATCALIDERLGRRFRSRLGYQSKLGPIAWLGPSTNQILADLAREGAKQVLVCPVAFVSDHVETLYEIRMLFADEARALGIPTYAAVDGLNDHPAFIGALADISRKALLGLGDR, encoded by the coding sequence ATGTCCGCCGGCAAGACCGGGATCCTCCTCGTCCAGCTCGGCGGACCGACGAAGCGGGAGGAGCTGAAGGGCTTCCTGTACCGCCTCTTCGCCGACCCGGAGGTCCTCGGCATCCCGTTCGCCCCGCTCCGGAAGGCGATCGCCTGGACGATCGCGACGACGCGCGCGCCCGAGTCGGCGAAGACCTACGAGAAGATCGGCTGGTCGCCGATCCGCTGCTGGACGGAGAAGTCGGCGATGCTTCTCGAGGCGGAGCTCGGCCCGACCTGGCCCGGGGAGCCGCCCATCGTCCGCTCGGCCATGACGTGCAGCGACCCGCTGGTGGAGGACGTCCTTCCCCAGCTCCGCGCCGCCGGCGTGACGCGCCTCTTCGTCCTGCCGCTCTACCCGCAGTACTCCGTCACGACGACGAAGGGCTCCTTCGCGCGGGTGGACGAGTCGCTCGAGAAGATGGGGTGGAGCCCCGCGCGGGTGAACGCCCCCGACGCCTGGTATTCCGAGCCCCGCTTCCTCGACGCCCACGCCGCGCGGATCGAGGCGGCGGCGGCCCTCCTCCCCGATCCCGATCCCGGCGCCACCGTCCTTCTCTACTCGGCGCACTCGCTCCCCGTCTCGACGATCGAGAAGCGGAAGGACCCCTACCCGAAGCAGATCGAGGCGACGTGCGCGCTGATCGACGAGCGCCTCGGCCGGCGCTTCCGCTCGCGCCTCGGGTATCAGTCGAAGCTCGGCCCGATCGCCTGGCTGGGCCCCTCGACGAACCAGATCCTCGCCGACCTCGCCCGCGAAGGGGCGAAGCAGGTTCTCGTCTGCCCCGTCGCGTTCGTCTCCGACCACGTCGAGACGCTCTACGAGATCCGGATGCTCTTCGCCGACGAGGCCCGGGCCCTCGGCATCCCGACCTACGCCGCCGTGGACGGGCTGAACGACCACCCCGCCTTCATCGGGGCGCTCGCCGACATCAGCCGGAAGGCCCTTCTCGGGCTGGGAGATCGTTGA